Sequence from the Gemmatimonadaceae bacterium genome:
CATGCGTCGTGAACGTTGACCGGCGAGACGCCGACGACTATCGCGTCATAGTGCAGGTGCTGCACGAGCGCCCTGGCGTCTGCGATCCCCTCGGCGCCGTCGACGCGACAGCCGCGGAAAGTGAGGTACTCGCTCAGGGCGAAAAGAAGCGCGCTCTCGTCATCGACGATGAGGACGCGCTGGCAGGAAACGTTCACAGAATCGCTCACTCGATCGGGGCGGACGAGGCAAGGAAAAGCAAGGCGCTTGCCACGGCCCGGCACCGCAGAGCAACTCTGCAACTAGATGCGCAACAACGTTTTAGCGATTCGGTTCATCGCGCGATTCCACACCCGGCATCCCGTTGACGGACGCTCGGTCTGGAAGGTGGATCGACGGCTCAGCCGTCGAGCATTCGACGCACGAGGTGGTGGAAGGCGTCGTCGACCACGTCGCCCGTTCGCGCCGAGGTGCGCAGCACTGGTATCCCCGTGGGGCCGTTGGCCTCGACGAAGTGATCGTCCATCACCCAGCTATCACCCAGGTCGCTCTTGTTGAGGAGGAGAAGTGACGGGACGTGGCCGAGCGTGTCCTCGGCAAGGGCGCGAATGGGTTTGACCAAGGCGAGCGTCTCGGGGCGTGTCCCGTCGGCGACGTAGATGAGGCCCGAGGCGCCGCGCAGGTACGAGAGTCGTACGCGCTGGAACTCGTCCTCGCCCTGCAGGTCCCACAACAGGAGCGAGACGGTGGTGTCGCCAATCGTCACCAGCTTGCGGTCGATCTTTACCCCGATGGTCGCCTGGTACTTCTCGGAGAAGATCGACTCCACGAAGCGCCGGACGAGGCTCGTCTTGCCAACGGCGGTTGCGCCGAG
This genomic interval carries:
- a CDS encoding GTP-binding protein — encoded protein: MPVVQRKVCMLGATAVGKTSLVRRFVESIFSEKYQATIGVKIDRKLVTIGDTTVSLLLWDLQGEDEFQRVRLSYLRGASGLIYVADGTRPETLALVKPIRALAEDTLGHVPSLLLLNKSDLGDSWVMDDHFVEANGPTGIPVLRTSARTGDVVDDAFHHLVRRMLDG